From Aristaeella lactis, the proteins below share one genomic window:
- a CDS encoding UDP-N-acetylglucosamine 1-carboxyvinyltransferase, translating to MGKERMLITGGHALEGEVRVSGGKNTAVAVIPATLLSDEPCTIENLPDIEDVHALADILTELGAKVDYEPGRCMRVDPRPADGTEVSYHNAQRLRASYYLLGALLGRNGKAKVPTPGGCEIGSRPVDQHLKGFRSIGAEAEEIGGMLTAEGPLTGGDVFFDMVTVGATVNVMLAAVKAKGQTFIYNAAKEPHIVDLANFLNSMGAKIKGAGTDIIRIRGVQRLHGSTYAVIPDQIETGTLMIAAAATGGDVIIDGCIPTHMDALSAKLLEMGVKVTDGDDAIRVHVVGPRRAINVKTQVYPGFPTDLQQPMSALLTTAKGTSLVTETIFEQRFRHLDEIRRMGAHVRVMDRTAIIEGVPELYGAPMTASDLRAGAALIVAALMARGTSEIYEPHYIDRGYEHIEDKLRSLGADIRREPVL from the coding sequence CTGCCGTGGCCGTAATTCCTGCTACCCTGCTGAGCGATGAACCCTGCACCATCGAAAACCTTCCTGATATAGAAGACGTCCATGCCCTGGCGGATATCCTGACTGAGCTTGGCGCAAAAGTAGATTATGAACCCGGCCGCTGCATGCGTGTGGATCCGCGTCCCGCGGACGGCACAGAGGTTTCCTACCACAACGCCCAGCGCCTGCGGGCCAGCTATTACCTGCTGGGTGCCCTGCTGGGGCGCAACGGCAAGGCCAAAGTGCCCACGCCCGGCGGCTGCGAGATCGGTTCCCGTCCGGTAGACCAGCACCTGAAGGGTTTCCGTTCCATCGGTGCGGAAGCCGAAGAGATCGGCGGTATGCTGACTGCCGAGGGCCCGCTGACCGGCGGAGACGTTTTCTTTGATATGGTTACAGTCGGTGCGACGGTGAACGTTATGCTCGCCGCCGTCAAGGCCAAAGGCCAGACCTTCATCTATAACGCGGCAAAAGAGCCGCACATCGTTGACCTTGCGAACTTCCTGAACAGTATGGGCGCAAAGATCAAAGGCGCCGGTACTGATATCATCCGGATCCGCGGGGTACAGCGCCTGCATGGCAGCACCTACGCCGTCATTCCCGACCAGATCGAAACCGGCACGCTGATGATCGCCGCCGCCGCGACCGGCGGAGACGTCATTATCGACGGCTGCATCCCCACCCATATGGACGCGCTGAGCGCAAAGCTGCTGGAAATGGGCGTGAAAGTGACAGACGGCGATGACGCCATCCGGGTTCACGTGGTCGGCCCGCGCCGCGCGATCAACGTGAAAACCCAGGTTTATCCCGGCTTCCCCACGGACCTGCAGCAACCCATGAGCGCGCTGCTGACCACAGCCAAGGGCACCAGCCTGGTGACTGAAACCATCTTTGAGCAGCGGTTCCGCCACCTGGATGAGATCCGCCGCATGGGCGCCCATGTGCGCGTGATGGACCGGACCGCCATCATCGAAGGCGTACCGGAACTGTACGGCGCGCCGATGACCGCTTCCGACCTGCGGGCCGGTGCCGCGCTGATCGTGGCCGCGCTGATGGCCAGGGGTACCTCCGAAATCTACGAACCCCATTATATCGACCGGGGTTATGAACACATTGAAGACAAGCTCCGTTCCCTTGGAGCGGATATCAGGCGGGAACCTGTACTGTGA